agaaaacatctcGGTAGCAATCTGACATCACCCCTCCCTGGCTCTCTCTCCCAGACCCTGGCGGAGACGGGGACTGGGGGAAAGCCAGGCCGCGGGTAGGCACAATCCCAGAGCGGAGGGGCCTGGCCGGGGTGCCTCCCTGCTGTCTCCAGGACCCGTGCCTCTGCCTCTTCATGCGTGAGGCTCCCCCCAAGGGTCTCCATGCACCTCTTAGGCACCCCTGACCCCCCAGGTCCTGGATTCTCCTCAAGTCCCAGATGCTCAGAAGCTCGGCTGCCCAGTCACTTAGGGAAGGTGCCTCCTGGGGTCTGGATTCAATACGACTCCTGGGTGGGTCTCACATGCAGCCCATGTAGGAAACCTCAGCTTTAAGCTAAATCCTCCAAATTCCACTGACGGCTGTCCTCACGTGGGACCAGGGGTTGAGAGGGGACTGGCCACGTGCGGGAATTCAGGGCTCGAGGGGAGAGGATTCTGCCAGCCACCTCGGGGAGGCAGCCCGCCCTGCCCCGAACTGCCAGGGTCCAGCTTTACCTTTTCTGCTTGGCTGAGCTCTTCCTTACTCCTTAGCCTATCCCTGTGGGGGGGGTCTGGGCCCAGGCCCTCGTCTTCTAACAACTGCGCGTTCATGGTCAAGAGCCAGGCGGCCGTGCGGTCCAGGGCATTGGGGCTCACGGGTGAAGGGCCCTGCGATGAAACACAGCTgtgaggggctggagggaggggtggggggtggccctGGGTGAGCCCCAGGGACAAGTGGCTCAGAAGGAATCTTTAGCTGACTGGGCACGTCTGATGCAGCCCCCGGCCCAGGCAACTCCAGGTAGCCTGAAGCAGAGTCGAGAGCCCAGGTGGCCTCCTGAGCGTGGCTCTCTGCTGCCCAAGTGAGAGCGAGTGGACCTGGCCCGCCAGGTCAGTGTCCGGCCCACAGTACATCTGTTACCCTACTGCGTGTACAGCCCTGGAGGCCATCTCAGAGCAGGAGGGGGCCTGGGGGCCACGTCAACCCCTACCTGGGTCGGGTTTTAACAGGCTTGGAACTGGAGATGGACggacccctccctcttcctccttgaCCCCAGCTGTCTCCGAGGAAACTGGCAGAGGGACCCCCGGGCCGCAGTGTCCCTGGTTCACAGGACGCAGGCAGGGGCCAGTGGGGCCGGGGGGTGCACAGGCTGGTGGGATGGGGACGAGTGGGGCATCGTTCGGCATGGGATGGCAGCGGGTGCGGGTGGCGATGACACGGCCAGGAGGAGCAGCACAACACGGGTTCAGGCCGCCCCCCGGCGCCGGAGCCCGGCAGTACTGACCTGCTTGTGCACGGCACGAGGCTTCAGCTCGGGGCTGTCGCCCTTGGAGGAGGAGGACTGTTGCCGCAGCCGGGCTCCAGGGCCAGCCCAGTCGGGCGAGGCCGACGCCAGGGTCCCACTCGAGGGCCGCGGGTACTGCAGGGTGCTCAGCAGGGTGGGTGGCGTCCGGCCGCGGGGCgcgggaggcggcggcgggggtgggggcggcggcTGGTCGATCCTCCGCTGGGGGCCGGCGCTGTTTTGCCGCGGCCCCGGGGGCTGCCCACCCTTCTCAGTCAGCGACACCTGTCGCCGCGCCAGCTCCCCGGGGCGCCGCCCCAGCTCCTCGGCGGTGCTGCTGAAACTTCCCAGCTTGGCGGCAGCTGCCAGGTCCTCGCTGTTGCTGTGGGAGCTCAAGGAGCTGTGGCCCTCGGAGCCGGAGTCGCCAAGGCCACGGGGAGACAGCGGCAGGCCGGCCGCCATCTGGTACACAGGGTTCTGGAAGGAGAGCGGCGCCAACAGCTGGGGCCGGCCCGGCGCGCCCTCCGAGGTGCCCGCTGTGCTCGGCGTCTGGCCTGCCCGCCGCACCGTAGCCAGCCCTGCCAGGCTCACTGGGGCCACCCGGGCCGGCCACCCAGCCACCAGCTGAGCTGCAGGTGCCTGCCCGTCGACGGCGAGGGCGTCGGGGCCCGCCGGGGAGCCCGCCTCCCCGTCCAGCGTGCGGGCGTCCTGGAGGTCCACCATGGACAGGCTCTTGCCACCGTTGGCCATCTGAAGATCAGGCTCGTTGGCTTCCGAGTAACTCGAGCTGCGGGCAGGTGAGGGCTGGACCCCGGAGGACCTTGTGACAAAAAATAAGTCCTTGTTTTCGGGGGTTGGAGACGGTAACCGGGTGAAATCTATCAGACTGCAGGGAGACAAGCACACACAGGgaaagaagggggaagagaagaaCTGTGAATGCAGCCAAGGCGGGTCCCAACCGAGAGCCCCCGCCAACCTGCCGCCCACCCGGTGGCCTGAgccagggtggggggaaggggaggggagaagagggaaggcagggaggggaggaggtgtgggGGTAGTGAGAGTGGGAGAGTCCCGGGGCCCAGTGGCGCAGCTGCAAAACCAAACCACAGCCCGGGCAGCTGACCCTGGCAGAAGCCACCACGAGGGCGAGGGGCTGATGGCTGCTCCAGCACGGAACCTCTGCACTAGGGACCCGCGCTCCCAGGGTCAGGCCAGGCGGCCTGGCAGGCCCTTTCCCTGCTCAGCTGCATCTTGGGACGGTAGGTTCTGGGGCCTGAAGTGTTCTGGAAAATCCCTCTGACTAAATCCAAACCCACGACGCAGTGGCTCTCTGCTGTCCAAGGGTCCTGCACCGAGAACTAGGGCTTCAAAGCCACGGgggctccctctgcctcttccctctcGCTCCTAGTCACACTGGCAACTAGGTGGGGGCCTGAGCTGAGAGAAGCCTCCACCTGCACCCTCCTGCTGCCACCCGTCTGACTGGCAGGCGGGGGCTGGCGCTTCCGGCAGAAGCGAGGAATCAGAGGAGGCTCCTCCGGGCGTGACTCAGGCGGGGAGGGCCTGCACCTGCCGTGGCAGGCCataccctcacccccaccccggaCTCCCAGACTCTCCCTGGCCCCTCCCTGGAAGCCAACTCCTTGGAAGGGGGCACAAAGCCAGGTGGGCTTTGGAGGGAAGAATACGGGGGGTGAACAGGGCTCTGAGTGGGCTGGAGGCAGCAAGAACTTGGGGGTTCAACATGGGCTTAGAAAGGAGTTGGCTTAGCCTGGGATGGTGAGGAACTGCCAAGTCCCAGGTGATGGGACTTAGGCAGGGCAGGTAGCGGCCACTCGGGGCCACAGCACTTGTGGGCCGAGAAGAAGTGGACAAGGGCAGCAGGTGGAGCCGGGAGAAACCCAGACCAGCCATGGGCCTGGGCCGTCCTTCCACACAGCCAGCTCAAGTCTCCTGAGAACCCATGTGCCCGGACACCTCTCGAGCCACCACTCGGCTAAGGTGTGTTCCCCACCTGAATCTCGGCTTTGCCTCACTTGGAAGATTATATGAACGGCCCCTCAAGACTTAGAGGGACCCGAGAAGGGGCATCAAGGTCTCTGCATCTCCCGCCTCCCCCTGGGCCTCCAGTCCCTCGCACCACATCCCCAGGTCCTTGATCTCAACGCCCTCGTCTGCTAAAAGCCTGCTGCCGCCACCATTTCAGAACCAGAGAGCTCCCAACTCTGCTGCTCCAGCCTCATCCTCACTAGCTGGTCCAAGATGGCCCTGGTAGAGGAGGGGAGCGTACAACTGCACCATAAATAGTTCACCGTAAATGCCAAGGTCCTCATTTTGATGTCATCACTCAGAGAACACTTTGCCTCCCCCTCCACTGTTGTTGTATTTACTGGGCACTCgtcccagggctgggggctcagaGCAAGAGCTGGGCCTCAGCATCTCTCTAGTTTCCCAGGCTCCCAGTCTCTAAGCCTTACAGTCACCTGAGCTCCTCCTGAAAACACACACCCTGGAGCGTCACTTCTGGAGGTTCTGATTCAGGTCCAGGAAATACCAGGAAACACATACAACCCAGTGATGTGGAAGTGTTTGGGACCAGTAATTGTTCTTCAACAAAAGACGGGGTGTCTTTCTCCAGGCCTTTGTCTGTGttagtccctctgcctggaacgccTTTTCCACCAATGGAGGTATTACTTTTTCCTAAGCTCCAAACTATAGCACTACCTCCTCCAAGAGGCCTTTCCTGATTTTTCCCAAATAGAACTTCACTACTTAGGGCCTGAAAAACACACCTGAGTCTCATTCAGCTTGTTTTATAAACACCAGCGTAGGTATCTTCCACCCCAAATGAGACTGCAGGTGGCTGCGCCTTGTCTGAACAGGCACCCCGCAACACCCAGCACGCCCGGCAGCTCTTACCCAGAGACGTCGTTCTCGATCGCCACCTTCTGCAGCCCCGCTGAGACGCTGCTGCTGCCCGAGCCGGGCGTAGAGGCCAAGTCGTTGGTCCCTGCAAGCTGCCCACTGCCTGGGGCACTCAGTGCTGTGTGCACGTCCCTCAGGATTCGAGGCAGAGGCCCCAGTTTGGATACGATGCTCTGCAAAAACACAGCAAGAGGCAGGTGTGACCCACTGGGGCTGCCTGTGGAGGCCAAGTGCGCTGTAGCCACTGTGTTCAAAACTTCTAAGGAGCCAGTCAGAAATGCAGGCCCGCCCTCCCACGCAGGTCAGATCCGGCAGGTCTGGGATGCGGTAGGGAGCCCAGAAATCGCAAATGACGTTTTTACCAGCTCCCCACATGTTTCTGGGACAGGGTGCGAGGCCCACAGGGAGAAACGCTAACCTAGTCCAAGCCTTTCACCCCAGGTCTGTCCTACCTCAGTTCCCCCACAGAGAGGACAGGCCACACGGAATCCCGGACCTTCCCCACCTATACCTCCCCACCTGAGAGGCTTGGCTCGGGGATGGCTCCCTCCCATGTCATCTACTCCACAGGGTGGGCTGGGCCCTGACACCTGAGCCCCAGGGGCAACGGCCCAGACACCAGGCAGGCACCACCACACGCCTGTCGGGCAGACAGTGGCACCTGGGCTGGCTAAACCTCGCTCTCCTGGTTTCGAGCGATGGTGCTAAGCGTTCCGGGCTGGGGACAGGGGACTCTGCCTTCCCCTGGCTTATGCCCCAGCTTCCATCTAGGGCTTTGTGCAAAAAGAAAGTGTGAAAACTCGTGTAGTCAACAGAGAAGAGACGTGAGTGGCAAACAGCTCGACTTTCAATCCTGCTGCCAACTTCTGTAGCTCCCGCCTGGTTGCGCGGACATGGAAGACGGTGGCAGGGCACAGGCGCTCAGTTAAGTGGTGGCCGGAGACTGAATGGTGTTTGGCAGCAGTGAAGGGAGAGAAGCCCTTGGCCctcatttccatttctccctcctgGGTCTCTCGGAGCCAAAGGGCAACGGACATAAAGGAGCAGAAATGACTGCAACAGCATGTTTGTAGTTAAAAGCTGGGCCTAATCTGAACGTCCAGTAAACTAAATGGTGCAGTCACATGACAGGACAGTCTGTGCCATTAGAAAGGTCACCGTGGCGGTGTGGCATGTACTGTCGTAAAAAGATGCCGATGACGGAGGAGTGAGAAACGCATGTGGCACTGCACGCGAAGTTCTCACTTTAACAAAAAGGGAAGGGACTTTGCCTATGTGTGTACTTAACATATGCACAGGTGTATCTAGAAGGCTACACACCAGAGCGCTCTGAGTGGTCACCCCTAGGGACGGGACAGGAGTAAGAAGGCCTTCCAGTCCTAGTTCAGCAGTAGCTACTTTTGTAAGATGGTCTCACAGAGCCCCGGAAAGCAGATGTTCTGTAAGTGGATCCTGGCAGGCCCAGCCCTTGCTGCCAAGAACCTGCTCACTGTGCGAGCTGGGGCTGCTTGGGACAGTGGAACCCAGGCCACGGTGGCTGCAGCAATGTCAGAGAGGTCTAGGGAATAACCATTTCAACTGATGGCCAAGGGCAATTCTGGAAAGGTTTGCAACTTCCTGCCTGACATGTGGAGGTGTGGCATCTTCAGTCTTCTTTTTCATATCGGTGGCCTTAAAACCCAGAGCAAGGACGTTTTCAGAGAAGCAGCTAACCCTGATCACATTTTTCGGAGGCAGGGAGCACACCCTCAGCAATGGACTCCATCCACTCAACGCCACAGCCAAAGCCCCAGTACACAGAGCGGCCTCCCCTGGGCGGGGGCTGCCGCGTGAACACGGCGCTCCCCACCGAGGAAGTGGGCCCCGAGATCCCCAGCGCTGacagggcctgggctgggccctcGGGCTCCGGCGCCCGGCAGGGCCGCTGATCCGCACCGCACAGGCGAACCCTCTGGGCCCCTGGCTACTCTGGGAGCTGTAGCGGCCTGAAGCAGCTCTGGTGGCCTTCGGCCCGCCCTCCGCCCATTGGGCCCGGTGCACAGGCACCTGCTCCAGCTGGCTGACGGCCTCCCAGAGCAGCGAGTGCAGGCTGGAGAGCTCGCGGCCCAGGTCGATGTAGCCCTCGAAGCCGGCCGTGTTGGAGATGGTCTCGGGGTTGGAGATCTCCAGCAGGAAGCGCTGCATGTTGGTCCACTCGTGCTCCAGGAACTGGTTCATGAACGACATGTACTCCTCCTTGCTGCCAAACCTGGAGCCGAGCAGACGGGGTGAGTGCCCTGGGCCCCACCCAGGAGCCCCCCTTCGCCACTTACTCCCCAGCCAGCCAATCCACTCTGGCTCAGGGCCCTCATGGCTAAGGCTAGAGACCCTTTCTGGGCCTTTTCTCACAGGACCTGGAAGGTTCCGTGGCCCTCACTCCCCATTCACTGGCAGTCAcaatctccttcctcttttcccccaAATGGCAATGGCCCGGTGCGCAGACGACTCTCAGTCCATGCCCGGCCAGGTCTCTCTGCTGAGCTTTCAGACATATTCTGCCACGGGCACCTCCCCCTTCGTCCTCAGCTTGGCCAGATCTGCGGTCATCTCCGGCACCCCGGACCTGCGCCCTCCTCTGGGGCTCCCTGCCCCAAGGGGAGATGCCACCACCCAGCAGAGAGCTGCACGAGGAGCCCGGCCGTGGTCAGCTCCCCCCGTGCCTCCCCCACCACTGGCCAGGCTGCTGACCTTACCTTCTAATCACCCCGTGACCTCGCAGCAGTGCCTCCAGCATCGCCACCTCCCGTGCCCAATACTTGCATCCCTTTGCTGTTACCAGAAGCGTAATTTtgctctcctcccagcctctcgCCTGCCAGTCccgccccctccaccccctggcCCCACTGCAGTCAGGCTGAACTCTGCAGGACTCTCACCCTCTCCCTCGCTCCAAGACCCTGCCTGGCCTTCAAAAGCCCCTGCTTTCCTCTTGGGtctcatctcccacctcccccagcctggCACTTGCTGATTCAGGGACTGCACAGTGCCTGGTCCCTCCCGGGCCTGTGTGCCCCTGCTGCCCTTCATCCTGACACGCAGGTGGGGGAGAACGTCTTCTAGGaagcctccctctctcctctcccaagAAGCGCAGGGCCCTCCTGTGAGCCCGTGTGCCCACATCCACCCGCTCTCTCCCCTGCTGTAGGGCTGTCTCCCGGAGGGCAGGCCGGGCCCAGAGGAGGCCCAGAGGGGGACCCCAGCCACACCTCCTGAGAGCGCCTTGATGACCCAGCCCTTCCGTTTCCAACCACTCCCTCTAAGGTACAGCGAGAACACTGAAGTGCTTCACTAGCAAAGACGTCCTTGGCAGCCTTAGATAAGGACAATCCGAAACAAGCCGGGTGCCCAACCACAGGGGTCGGCTTCAGGAGACACAGGCCCTTGTCCCTCCAAGGCATATTAGTCACTCATTTCAAAACCAAGCGTATGAATGGTAAGTACGTGGGAGAATCCTTATGATAAAATGTTCATTCAAAGAagcagaagggggcttccctggtggcgcagtggttgagagtccacctgccgatgcaggggacactggttcgtgccccggtccgggaagatcccacatgccgcggagcggctgggcccgtgagccatggccgctgagcctgcgcgtccggagcctgtgctccgcaacgggagaggccacgacagtgaggggcccgcgtaccgccaaaaaaaaaaaaaaagcagcagaaagaaaaaataccttgTCTTCTCCCCTTTGAAAATTACACGGAAACATACCACAGCGGCATGTATGTTCAGTAGGGGAGCTGGGGTGCGGGGAAGGACTGAGGACAGCAGGGACTGGCCTGCCACACGGCCCAGCTCTGGGGCGGACCCTGCCGTCGGGGGACGTGGCACTCACTTGGCGAAGTTGGCCAGGTTCTGGGTGACCTTGGCGATGAGGGTGAGTGTGCGGGCGGTGCGGTCATCAGGGTACTCCTGCAGCAGGTTGAAGAGGGAGGGCGACATGATGGCTGGGCAGAGGAAGCGCAGGAACAGGGAGGCACTGATGAGCCGCTCGCTGATGTCCGGCCGGCCGCGGCTGCTGCACTCTTGCCGCCACGAGGCGAACACCTCCTTCAGCTCCCGCGGGAAGACACTGTGCCGGGACACACGAGGGGGGGCTGGCCGTCAGGCAGGGCGCCGGGACTGGAGGGGGCAGAGCAGGGACCCGGTTCTGGGTCCAATGGAACCGAGTTCCAGCCCTGCTCCACCATGAGGGCTGTGTGAGCCGGCACAGGAGCAGGGCCGCCCGGGCCGCAGTCAGGTGGATCTCTCTCCAAGGGGTTGAGTGGGGTGGGACACAGGCACGGGGGAGCCGGCAGTGAGGGCCAGCTTCCAGAGGGcttcacccccctccccacaTGGCAGGCATCAGGGTCTAGGGGAGAGTGAGGAAAACACAGTAGGAACAGACCACCACTCCATGGTTCCCATCCCTGCCTTTTGAGACTTACTCCCTTGACTCAAATAACGTTATAGAGTTAGAGGTTTTCAGCAGAGCTCGGGGTGATCAAGAAGATGGCTGGATCCTAACCACAGGGTGAGGACATGGCTCCCTTCTCATTGGGGAGGGAAATGGAGGCAGTGGCCTCCCCAGGCGGACCCGGTGAGTGTAGGCCGCATTCCCGGCACCCGGCTGGGGGCTATCTCCTCTGGGCGTTCCCCCCGCTGCTACAGGGAGGCCCCACCAGGCCAAGCTATAAGTGGCCTTCCTATCTTTTCACCCTAGAAGATGGGCGCTCCCCGAAGCCAGAGTCCACCTGGCTCTGTCACTAACTAGCTCAGGGTGCTCTGACCCAGGGCCTGGCCCTCCCTGGGCTTCGGTGTCCTCACTCTCACACTAACAACAAGGCCTGCCCTGCCGAGCTCACAGAGCCATCTTAAGGCTGGGACCCCCCAACACTTTTAAGAGGCTTTGATCAGCTTGAAAAGCTTCTGCCCAACAAGCCCAGCACCTAGCCCGGTGGACTCTGGCAGTGAATGTGGCTGAACCAACAAGGACGTGGCTAGAGAGGAAGTGAGGGCAGGTGACCTTTAGTCCTGGCCTCTGAAGTACCAGGCACAGGACTGGGCAGGGGGCAGGCGCTGAGTGATAACATCTATCAACAGCCTTGTTCAGAACTGAGAGGTGCCTCTGGGCCTCTACAAACgccagaaagaggaaacagaaaatcattGTCCGTGGATATGTTTCCCTGTGTCCCACACCCGGTCCGCCCTGGGAACAGTGGGGCAGAGGGTGAAAACACAGCCTAGCCCAAGGGTGGGAAGTGtgttccagagcgcaggctctctGGCTGCCCCTCTTCCCCTGGTGCCAGGGTTCATTTTCAGCTCAGCCCAAGAGGCCAGGCTGGCCCCAGGTGAGCACCCTGTGTAGCCCTGGGCCAGAGGGCCCTGGGCCGGAGGCGCCCACCCCACTGGCTCTGGCCACTCCCTCTGCCCAGATCCAAGGCTGTCGCTCACCTAGCAGGCCCGCCTCTGCCTGTCCTTCGGGAGCAGCAAAACATTCCCGGGCCCTCCTGTATGCCCAGGCCCGAGCTGGTGAATCTGCCTGGCCCCAGGGCGCTCAGGGTGTGTGCAGGAAACGGACTTGGACAGGCACAATCAGGCACTCTGATGGGAGCGGGGCTGTGAGCGAGGGTGCCCAGGAGAGGGGAGCCGACCATATGCGGTGACCTGAAGGAGGGCTGCAGAGGGGAGCCAGATACAGGCCAGGCCGGGAAAGAACATGatcaaagaaaggagggaggtatGGCTGGGGGTCAGGGGGTGGGAATGGGGTCAGGAGAGTGACCTGGATGGGGACGGGATGCAGGTCCTGAGCTGCAGCAGTGACCGAGGAGGAAACCTCGGCAGCTCCTCCAGTGTGAAAATATACCCACTGCTTGGGGCTGGCGGCACGGTCCCCTGGACAGTGACGAGGCTGTACTCGGCACCAGGTCAGCCGCCACCAGACATACATGCCTGGGACGCTAGCCTTGGAGCCAGGCTAGCACTCCTCAGCGGCCCCGGGACTGATCCTGGCCCCGACCGCGGTCCTGTATGAGCGGCCGGCTCAGCACGCCTCTGCTCCTTTCTGGGGCTGCCAGGAGCCCGCAGACCTCTGTCCCAGTTAAGGCCCAATCCACCTCCTTTGTCCTCTACAGCCCCAGCAGGAGGTCCACACCCGGTGTCCAGGCACCCACACAGGCCCCTGCTGGGCCTGATCACAAGCCTGTGAAGTGAGCACCAGCTCCTACGGACAGGTGAGGAGCCCCAGGTGGGTGCCCGAGCAGGGCCTTGTCAGTCTGGCTCCCTGGGCAGCCCCAGCACCTACAACAGCACCAGCTGGTGCCCACTGTTAAGCATGTGCGATGGATTGCCAGGTCCAGTCCTCACCACTGCACAAACCACGTCCTGCATGTATACTCTGGAACACTGCTTACGTCTGACAGCCCAGAAAGGACCAGGACGGGGGCCTGGCAGCCCAGCGAGACTCAGCGGGGTCAGGCAGAGGGTGGCTTCCAATCCCAGAGCCCCACTCTGAGGCCGTGTGAGGTGCGGGCgtgtcccctctcctctccttattAAACCTCAGCTCTCCCGTTCGTGAGTCGGGGACGATGGAGGAGAGCCCCTCACAGAGCTGTCCGGAGGGAACAAAGCCCGGCACTCTGTAGGCACCTGCACATAAGGACACAGAAGGACAGGGGGGACGCAGGGGTGGGGGGCCCTGGGCAGCTGAGGCCGAGAAGGGCACGGAGGCAGCACTGACCAGTAGGAGTTGATGATCTTGCAGAAGGCCAGCTCGCAGCACATCTTGAGGTTGCCCTGGTGCTCGGGGAGGTCAGCGGCTGAGCACTTGCTCGGGTCCACTTCACAGTTCTCATCCGACTCATACAGCGCTTTGATGAACTCCCCTGTGGCCAGAGGGCAGGAGGGGACAGTGAGGACCTGGCGAGCTTGCCccgcctctgccctctgcccctggcCGGCCCACACGCCCTACCCAGTGCGTCCTGCAGGTACTTCTGGCCCACCAGCTTGAGGTACTCCTCGATGGCCTTGGTGGCCAGCGTGTTCTCCCGGAAGATGAGGTGCTCGTCTCCACAGCGGTCCACCTCCGACATCATCAGGTCTGTCAGGAAGTCCTGTGGAGCCAGGTGAGGAGAGTGGACCTGAGCAG
The Phocoena sinus isolate mPhoSin1 chromosome 6, mPhoSin1.pri, whole genome shotgun sequence DNA segment above includes these coding regions:
- the DAB2IP gene encoding disabled homolog 2-interacting protein isoform X10, yielding MEPSAATPFRVTGFLSRRLKGSIKRTKSQPKLDRNHSFRHILPGFRSAAAAAASASASAADNERSHLMPRLKESRSHESLLSPSSAVEALDLSMEEEVVIKPVHSSILGQDYCFEVTTSSGSKCFSCRSAAERDKWMENLRRAVHPNKDNSRRVEHILKLWVIEAKDLPAKKKYLCELCLDDVLYARTTGKLKTDNVFWGEHFEFHNLPPLRTVTVHLYRETDKKKKKERNSYLGLVSLPAASVAGRQFVEKWYPVVTPNPKSGKGPGPMIRIKARYQTITILPMEMYKEFAEHITNHYLGLCAALEPILSAKTKEEMASALVHILQSTGKVKDFLTDLMMSEVDRCGDEHLIFRENTLATKAIEEYLKLVGQKYLQDALGEFIKALYESDENCEVDPSKCSAADLPEHQGNLKMCCELAFCKIINSYCVFPRELKEVFASWRQECSSRGRPDISERLISASLFLRFLCPAIMSPSLFNLLQEYPDDRTARTLTLIAKVTQNLANFAKFGSKEEYMSFMNQFLEHEWTNMQRFLLEISNPETISNTAGFEGYIDLGRELSSLHSLLWEAVSQLEQSIVSKLGPLPRILRDVHTALSAPGSGQLAGTNDLASTPGSGSSSVSAGLQKVAIENDVSGLIDFTRLPSPTPENKDLFFVTRSSGVQPSPARSSSYSEANEPDLQMANGGKSLSMVDLQDARTLDGEAGSPAGPDALAVDGQAPAAQLVAGWPARVAPVSLAGLATVRRAGQTPSTAGTSEGAPGRPQLLAPLSFQNPVYQMAAGLPLSPRGLGDSGSEGHSSLSSHSNSEDLAAAAKLGSFSSTAEELGRRPGELARRQVSLTEKGGQPPGPRQNSAGPQRRIDQPPPPPPPPPPAPRGRTPPTLLSTLQYPRPSSGTLASASPDWAGPGARLRQQSSSSKGDSPELKPRAVHKQGPSPVSPNALDRTAAWLLTMNAQLLEDEGLGPDPPHRDRLRSKEELSQAEKQDLAVLQDKLRISTKKLEEYETLFKCQEETTQKLVLEYQARLEEGEERLRRQQEDKDIQMKGIISRLMSVEEELKKDHAEMQAAVDSKQKIIDAQEKRIASLDAANARLMSALTQLKESMH
- the DAB2IP gene encoding disabled homolog 2-interacting protein isoform X8, whose product is MPRLKESRSHESLLSPSSAVEALDLSMEEEVVIKPVHSSILGQDYCFEVTTSSGSKCFSCRSAAERDKWMENLRRAVHPNKDNSRRVEHILKLWVIEAKDLPAKKKYLCELCLDDVLYARTTGKLKTDNVFWGEHFEFHNLPPLRTVTVHLYRETDKKKKKERNSYLGLVSLPAASVAGRQFVEKWYPVVTPNPKSGKGPGPMIRIKARYQTITILPMEMYKEFAEHITNHYLGLCAALEPILSAKTKEEMASALVHILQSTGKVKDFLTDLMMSEVDRCGDEHLIFRENTLATKAIEEYLKLVGQKYLQDALGEFIKALYESDENCEVDPSKCSAADLPEHQGNLKMCCELAFCKIINSYCVFPRELKEVFASWRQECSSRGRPDISERLISASLFLRFLCPAIMSPSLFNLLQEYPDDRTARTLTLIAKVTQNLANFAKFGSKEEYMSFMNQFLEHEWTNMQRFLLEISNPETISNTAGFEGYIDLGRELSSLHSLLWEAVSQLEQSIVSKLGPLPRILRDVHTALSAPGSGQLAGTNDLASTPGSGSSSVSAGLQKVAIENDVSGLIDFTRLPSPTPENKDLFFVTRSSGVQPSPARSSSYSEANEPDLQMANGGKSLSMVDLQDARTLDGEAGSPAGPDALAVDGQAPAAQLVAGWPARVAPVSLAGLATVRRAGQTPSTAGTSEGAPGRPQLLAPLSFQNPVYQMAAGLPLSPRGLGDSGSEGHSSLSSHSNSEDLAAAAKLGSFSSTAEELGRRPGELARRQVSLTEKGGQPPGPRQNSAGPQRRIDQPPPPPPPPPPAPRGRTPPTLLSTLQYPRPSSGTLASASPDWAGPGARLRQQSSSSKGDSPELKPRAVHKQGPSPVSPNALDRTAAWLLTMNAQLLEDEGLGPDPPHRDRLRSKEELSQAEKQDLAVLQDKLRISTKKLEEYETLFKCQEETTQKLVLEYQARLEEGEERLRRQQEDKDIQMKGIISRLMSVEEELKKDHAEMQAAVDSKQKIIDAQEKRIASLDAANARLMSALTQLKEREGAARRAGGSESRGPTLVASPPQDCQAARPCPVGPAPQFQEPTGRSAGGGGGGRGGGGQDGAAGAPGPPPISTPSTCPCMRGDPSRL
- the DAB2IP gene encoding disabled homolog 2-interacting protein isoform X1; this translates as MEPSAATPFRVTGFLSRRLKGSIKRTKSQPKLDRNHSFRHILPGFRSAAAAAASASASAADNERSHLMPRLKESRSHESLLSPSSAVEALDLSMEEEVVIKPVHSSILGQDYCFEVTTSSGSKCFSCRSAAERDKWMENLRRAVHPNKDNSRRVEHILKLWVIEAKDLPAKKKYLCELCLDDVLYARTTGKLKTDNVFWGEHFEFHNLPPLRTVTVHLYRETDKKKKKERNSYLGLVSLPAASVAGRQFVEKWYPVVTPNPKSGKGPGPMIRIKARYQTITILPMEMYKEFAEHITNHYLGLCAALEPILSAKTKEEMASALVHILQSTGKVKDFLTDLMMSEVDRCGDEHLIFRENTLATKAIEEYLKLVGQKYLQDALGEFIKALYESDENCEVDPSKCSAADLPEHQGNLKMCCELAFCKIINSYCVFPRELKEVFASWRQECSSRGRPDISERLISASLFLRFLCPAIMSPSLFNLLQEYPDDRTARTLTLIAKVTQNLANFAKFGSKEEYMSFMNQFLEHEWTNMQRFLLEISNPETISNTAGFEGYIDLGRELSSLHSLLWEAVSQLEQSIVSKLGPLPRILRDVHTALSAPGSGQLAGTNDLASTPGSGSSSVSAGLQKVAIENDVSGLIDFTRLPSPTPENKDLFFVTRSSGVQPSPARSSSYSEANEPDLQMANGGKSLSMVDLQDARTLDGEAGSPAGPDALAVDGQAPAAQLVAGWPARVAPVSLAGLATVRRAGQTPSTAGTSEGAPGRPQLLAPLSFQNPVYQMAAGLPLSPRGLGDSGSEGHSSLSSHSNSEDLAAAAKLGSFSSTAEELGRRPGELARRQVSLTEKGGQPPGPRQNSAGPQRRIDQPPPPPPPPPPAPRGRTPPTLLSTLQYPRPSSGTLASASPDWAGPGARLRQQSSSSKGDSPELKPRAVHKQGPSPVSPNALDRTAAWLLTMNAQLLEDEGLGPDPPHRDRLRSKEELSQAEKQDLAVLQDKLRISTKKLEEYETLFKCQEETTQKLVLEYQARLEEGEERLRRQQEDKDIQMKGIISRLMSVEEELKKDHAEMQAAVDSKQKIIDAQEKRIASLDAANARLMSALTQLKEREGAARRAGGSESRGPTLVASPPQDCQAARPCPVGPAPQFQEPTGRSAGGGGGGRGGGGQDGAAGAPGPPPISTPSTCPCMRGDPSRL